GAGGGGGACACAGCCGGAATTTTAGACCCGAAAAGTTATGAAAGCCGTGAGGTGCTTATACCAAAGTGGCTCCATATCAGAGAGGGATCAGAAATAAGAGTGATACGCGACCCTGAAAATGATCTATTGATCCCTGTCGGATGAATAATAATAATATAAGACAGAGGGATACATCCGCAAAAATGCAGGAAAACAGAGAATACCGGTCTTCCGGACCTGCCTGACAGACCACCATTGAAGGAAATAACAGAAGAACGGACATGAGATGCAGAATTGTTAAAACATCAGAACTGTCAGAAATTTCCGGATGGGAATGGGCAGAGAAGAGCCGGCGGCCCTATGTCAGAGGCGATACTGCATATGTGCCTGTCAGGGAAGGATATGCCGCTGATACAGAGATAAAAAAGCGTAAGAGATACAATGGCCCCGGATACCAGATGATCGGCGACATTGCCGTAATCCACGGGAGCAGGCCGACAGAATCCGGAATTTCAGAGATCAGGGAATGGAAAAACCCAAAAGGTATCATCCTCCTGAAGGGATTTAACAGCGGGAAGAGAATCCCGGATACTGAAATATTATACGGGGATTGCGGCGAAACCTGCCACAGGGAAGCCGGACATATATTTTACATCGACCCTTCAAAGGTAATGTTTGCAATGGGAAACCGGGACGAGAAGATAAGAATTGAAAACCTCGTCAGAAATTCCGGGAGAGAAGAACGTATCGGGGATATGTTCGCCGGAATCGGCTATTTTACAATCCCTGCCGGAAGGGCCGGCGGTATGGTTCATGCAATGGAGTTAAACCCGGACTCATACCATTTCCTGAATAAAAATATAACAGCAAACGGCCTTAAAAATAACATAACCGCGGACCTGGGCGATTGCAGAAACCTCCTCAGCGGAACTTACGACAGGGTAATTATGGGCCATTTTGACTCAGTAAATATGCTCAGAGACCTTATACCTCATATAGAAAAAGGCAGCATACTGCACCTGCACAGTATAGATTCTGTAGAGAATAAAATAAGGGAAATACTCAGCAGTGCGGGATATGGATGTAAAATAGAGGCAGTGAAAGTCAAGAAGTATTCGCCCGGAAGATGGCATATTGTCCAGGACGTAACGATTGCATAAAGGCAATATTACCGTCAGACCTGCCGGCAGGGTAAAGGATCAATAAAATCACCCATGAGCCAGCCGGTTCACAGATGATGAATGAAACGGTTATTGTTTCACAGGAGATCAGAAAGAGCCGGAAAAAACCCAGAGATTGGAGATGAGATATTATGACACTGAAGGGAAAAACAGTAATTCTCGGAATTACCGGAAGCATTGCAGCAGTTGAGGATATAAAACTTGCAAGGGCACTGAGACGGAGAGGTGCGGAGGTCAGGGCTGTCATGAGCAGGGCAGCATGCGGCATTGTACACCCCGATGCAGTGACATATGCATGCGATTATCCGGCAATCACCGAGATAACCGGACTTATTGAGCATGTGAAGTACTGCGGAATAGGCGGAAGTGCCGACCTCCTGCTCATAGCCCCTGCAACCGCCAACACAATCTGCAAGATAGCCGGCGGCATAGACGACACTCCGGTCACGACATTTGCAACAACAGCTATCGGGAGGGGAATGCCGGTTGTGATTGTCCCGGCAATGCATGAGAGCATGTACAGGCATCCGGCAGTTAAGGATTCAATAGAAAAACTGAAGAGCTGGGGCATATCCTTTGCAGAACCAAAACTTGAAGAGAACAAGGCAAAGCAGGCCTCAAACGAAGACATAATCCTTGAAGCTGAGAGGGCATGCAGCGGGATGCCGCTCGCCGGAAAGAGAGTGCTTGTAACCTCAGGTGCATGCGCAGAACCGCTCGATGATGTCAGAGTCCTGACTACAGGAGCAAGCGGTGCAATGGGAAGAGAGATTGCGCTTGAGGCATACAGGCTCGGTGCAGAGGTCACAATTGCCCATAAAAATGCTGAAATCCCGCTCATAAATAACATAAAAACGACAGATTCCGACTCCATGAGAGAGGCAGTCATAGATTATGCAGAAGATGAATTTCCGGACTACTACATAAGTGCCGCTGCAATCTCGGATTTCGCACCGGAAATTTACGGCGGGAAAATTCCGTCAGGTGAAGGTGTAACAGTAAAACTGCTCCCAAAGCCAAAAATCCTCGACAAAATGCTTAAACTTAAGGGCAGAAATCCGGATGCAAAAATTATAGCCTTCAAACTCGGCAGTGACGAAGAAGAGAAAGCAAAAGAGATGGTTAAAAAAGGCGTGTTCATGGTCGCAGTCAATACTCCGGATGTGATGGG
The sequence above is a segment of the Methanoplanus limicola DSM 2279 genome. Coding sequences within it:
- a CDS encoding class I SAM-dependent methyltransferase; its protein translation is MRCRIVKTSELSEISGWEWAEKSRRPYVRGDTAYVPVREGYAADTEIKKRKRYNGPGYQMIGDIAVIHGSRPTESGISEIREWKNPKGIILLKGFNSGKRIPDTEILYGDCGETCHREAGHIFYIDPSKVMFAMGNRDEKIRIENLVRNSGREERIGDMFAGIGYFTIPAGRAGGMVHAMELNPDSYHFLNKNITANGLKNNITADLGDCRNLLSGTYDRVIMGHFDSVNMLRDLIPHIEKGSILHLHSIDSVENKIREILSSAGYGCKIEAVKVKKYSPGRWHIVQDVTIA
- the coaBC gene encoding bifunctional phosphopantothenoylcysteine decarboxylase/phosphopantothenate--cysteine ligase CoaBC is translated as MTLKGKTVILGITGSIAAVEDIKLARALRRRGAEVRAVMSRAACGIVHPDAVTYACDYPAITEITGLIEHVKYCGIGGSADLLLIAPATANTICKIAGGIDDTPVTTFATTAIGRGMPVVIVPAMHESMYRHPAVKDSIEKLKSWGISFAEPKLEENKAKQASNEDIILEAERACSGMPLAGKRVLVTSGACAEPLDDVRVLTTGASGAMGREIALEAYRLGAEVTIAHKNAEIPLINNIKTTDSDSMREAVIDYAEDEFPDYYISAAAISDFAPEIYGGKIPSGEGVTVKLLPKPKILDKMLKLKGRNPDAKIIAFKLGSDEEEKAKEMVKKGVFMVAVNTPDVMGSASGRYRFVTEDGITDAEGPKEEIAKELWKAVL